A window of Rhizobium sp. CIAT894 contains these coding sequences:
- the nifD gene encoding nitrogenase molybdenum-iron protein alpha chain, whose amino-acid sequence MSLDYENDSVLHEQLIAEVLAQYPDKAAKRRKKHLSVATSGDEPGDEPKALSECDVKSNIKSIPGVMTIRGCAYAGSKGVVWGPVKDMVHISHGPVGCGHYSWSQRRNYYVGLTGIDTFVTLQFTSDFQEKDIVFGGDKKLEQVIDEIEELFPLNNGISVQSECPIGLIGDDIEAVSRKKAKEHEKTIVPVRCEGFRGVSQSLGHHIANDAIRDWVFDKNEVEFETGPYDVNVVGDYNIGGDAWATRILLEEVGLRVVGNWSGDATLAEVERAPKAKLNLIHCYRSMNYICRHMEEKYGIPWMEYNFFGPSQIETSLREIAKHFGPEIVDKTEAVITKYRPLVDAVVDKYRPRLEGKTVMLYVGGLRPRHVITAYEDLGMRIVGTGYEFAHNDDYQRTGHYVNKGTLIYDDVTGYELEKFIEGIRPDLVGSGIKEKYPVQKMGIPFRQMHSWDYSGPYHGYDGFAIFARDMDLAINNPVWDLYDVPWKKEAAPAEAVAAE is encoded by the coding sequence ATGAGCCTTGATTACGAGAATGACAGCGTTTTGCATGAACAGCTCATTGCGGAAGTATTAGCGCAATATCCAGACAAGGCGGCGAAGCGCCGCAAGAAGCACCTCAGCGTCGCAACGAGCGGCGACGAGCCTGGCGATGAGCCGAAGGCCCTTTCCGAATGCGACGTCAAATCGAACATCAAGTCCATTCCGGGCGTGATGACGATCCGCGGCTGCGCCTATGCCGGTTCCAAAGGCGTGGTATGGGGGCCGGTCAAGGACATGGTCCACATCTCGCACGGGCCGGTCGGTTGCGGTCATTATTCCTGGTCGCAACGCCGCAACTACTACGTCGGCCTGACGGGCATCGACACGTTCGTGACGCTGCAGTTCACCTCAGACTTCCAGGAAAAGGACATCGTGTTCGGCGGCGACAAGAAGCTTGAACAGGTCATCGACGAGATCGAGGAGCTTTTCCCCCTCAACAACGGCATCAGCGTGCAGTCGGAATGCCCGATCGGGCTGATTGGCGACGACATTGAGGCGGTGTCGCGCAAGAAGGCCAAGGAGCACGAAAAGACGATCGTGCCGGTGCGCTGCGAGGGCTTCCGCGGCGTCTCGCAATCGCTCGGCCACCACATCGCCAACGACGCCATCCGTGACTGGGTTTTCGACAAGAACGAAGTCGAGTTTGAGACCGGCCCTTACGATGTCAACGTCGTCGGCGACTACAATATCGGTGGCGACGCGTGGGCTACGCGCATTCTATTGGAGGAGGTGGGGCTGCGCGTGGTCGGCAACTGGTCGGGTGATGCCACGCTCGCTGAGGTCGAGCGCGCGCCAAAGGCCAAGCTGAACCTCATCCACTGCTACCGCTCGATGAACTACATCTGTCGGCACATGGAGGAAAAATACGGCATCCCGTGGATGGAATACAATTTCTTTGGTCCGTCCCAGATCGAAACCTCCCTGCGCGAAATAGCCAAGCACTTCGGTCCGGAAATCGTCGACAAGACCGAGGCTGTCATCACCAAGTACCGGCCCCTGGTCGATGCTGTCGTCGACAAGTACCGGCCGCGCCTCGAAGGCAAGACGGTGATGCTCTATGTCGGCGGCCTGCGTCCTCGCCACGTCATCACGGCCTATGAGGACCTCGGCATGCGGATCGTCGGCACCGGCTACGAGTTCGCCCACAACGACGACTATCAGCGCACCGGCCATTATGTGAACAAGGGTACGCTGATCTATGACGACGTGACCGGTTACGAGCTGGAAAAGTTCATCGAAGGCATCCGCCCCGACCTTGTTGGGTCCGGCATTAAAGAGAAGTATCCGGTGCAGAAGATGGGCATCCCCTTCCGCCAGATGCACTCCTGGGATTATTCCGGCCCGTATCACGGCTATGACGGCTTCGCCATATTCGCCCGCGACATGGATCTGGCCATCAATAATCCGGTGTGGGATCTCTACGACGTCCCCTGGAAAAAAGAGGCCGCGCCAGCTGAGGCGGTTGCGGCCGAATGA
- the nifK gene encoding nitrogenase molybdenum-iron protein subunit beta, which produces MPQSAEKVLDHAPLFREPEYRQMLAEKKANFECPHPDQVVADQNDFTKTWEYREKNLGREALVVNPAKACQPLGAVFAAAGFEQTMSFVHGSQGCVAYYRSHLSRHFKEPSSAVSSSMTEDAAVFGGLKNMVDGLANTYKLYDPKMIAVSTTCMAEVIGDDLHGFIENAKNEGSVPHDFDVPFAHTPAFVGSHVDGYDGMIKGILENFWKGNERKEVAQAINIIPGFDGFCVGNNRELKRLLDMMGVSYIFIQDASDQFDTPSDGTYRMYDGGTKIEDLKTALNAEATLSLQHYNTRKTLEYCKEVGQVTASFHYPLGVQATDEFLMKVSEITGKEIPPTIGLERGRLVDAMADSQAWLHGKKYAIYGDPDFVYAVARFVLETGGEPTHCLATNGTSAWEAEMKALLASSPFGKDAQVWAGKDLWALRSLLFTEPVDLMIGNSYGKYLERDTGTPLIRLTFPIFDRHHHHRFPLMGYQGGLRVLTTILDKIFDKLDRETSEPGVTDYSYDLTR; this is translated from the coding sequence ATGCCGCAGTCGGCGGAAAAAGTTCTCGACCATGCTCCCCTGTTCCGCGAGCCGGAATACAGGCAGATGCTCGCCGAGAAGAAAGCCAATTTCGAATGCCCCCACCCGGATCAGGTCGTTGCCGATCAAAACGACTTCACGAAGACCTGGGAGTATCGCGAAAAGAACCTGGGCCGCGAAGCCCTGGTCGTGAACCCGGCCAAAGCCTGCCAGCCGCTCGGTGCCGTCTTCGCAGCCGCAGGCTTTGAGCAAACGATGTCCTTCGTCCACGGCAGCCAGGGCTGCGTCGCCTATTACCGTTCGCATCTGTCGCGTCACTTCAAGGAGCCTTCATCGGCGGTCTCGTCCTCGATGACGGAGGACGCGGCGGTGTTCGGCGGGTTGAAGAACATGGTCGACGGGCTCGCCAATACATACAAGCTCTACGATCCGAAGATGATCGCCGTCTCGACCACCTGCATGGCCGAAGTCATTGGAGACGACCTCCACGGCTTCATCGAAAACGCAAAGAACGAAGGGTCGGTCCCGCACGACTTCGATGTTCCTTTCGCCCACACGCCTGCCTTCGTCGGCAGCCACGTCGATGGCTATGACGGCATGATCAAGGGCATTCTAGAGAACTTCTGGAAAGGCAACGAGCGGAAGGAGGTTGCTCAAGCCATCAACATCATTCCCGGCTTCGACGGCTTCTGCGTCGGCAACAACCGCGAACTGAAGCGCCTGCTCGACATGATGGGCGTATCCTACATCTTCATCCAGGATGCCTCCGACCAGTTCGACACGCCGTCTGACGGTACGTACCGCATGTATGACGGCGGCACGAAGATCGAGGACTTGAAAACGGCGTTGAATGCCGAAGCGACCCTGTCGCTGCAGCACTATAACACGCGCAAAACGCTGGAATATTGCAAGGAGGTCGGTCAGGTTACGGCTTCGTTCCATTATCCGCTGGGTGTTCAGGCGACCGACGAATTCCTGATGAAGGTCTCGGAGATTACCGGCAAGGAAATTCCTCCGACAATCGGCCTGGAACGCGGCCGTCTCGTCGACGCTATGGCAGATAGCCAAGCCTGGCTGCACGGGAAGAAATACGCGATCTACGGCGATCCTGACTTCGTCTACGCCGTTGCCCGGTTCGTCTTGGAAACCGGCGGTGAGCCGACCCACTGCCTTGCTACCAACGGCACGTCGGCCTGGGAAGCCGAGATGAAGGCGTTGCTCGCATCCTCGCCCTTCGGCAAGGATGCCCAGGTCTGGGCGGGCAAGGACCTGTGGGCGTTGCGCTCGCTGCTCTTTACCGAGCCGGTTGATCTGATGATCGGCAATTCCTATGGCAAGTATCTCGAGCGCGACACCGGCACCCCATTGATCCGGCTGACCTTTCCGATATTCGACCGGCACCATCACCACCGTTTCCCGCTCATGGGCTACCAGGGCGGCCTGCGCGTCCTGACGACGATCCTCGACAAGATCTTCGACAAGCTCGATCGCGAGACGAGCGAGCCGGGTGTGACGGACTATTCTTACGACCTGACCCGCTAG
- a CDS encoding ISNCY-like element ISRel10 family transposase: MSFMITMSQKELHRLELIQKIRDERLSVVQAAERLDLSRSQVHRLLQAYDRDGPAGLVSKKRSRPSNRRHSEEFRNAALNLIRERYLDFGPTLAREKLIELHRISVAKETLRQWMTEAGIWVSRRERKKRVFQPRGRRDCFGELVQIDGSHHWWFENRGPKCGLLVYIDDATGKLLHLRFAGSENTFDYLHATKAYLQQWGKPLAFYSDKHGVFRSTHASEKDRTSGLTQFGRALYELNIDIICANTPQAKGRVERANQTLQDRLVKEMRLRGIDTIEEANAYAPEFIADFNARFGKQPRNPKDMHRPLADHENLDGAMCRKEVRTLSQALTLRYDKVLFILDPTDLSRSLAGKKVVVCDYPDGRLEIMHESFALPYRTFDTLRSVHRAEVVDNKRLDDMLSVVAELQAGREQQRSKGGPRRTGQTDHMFGIRDGSTGNGYQKRGRKPRTDYMNDPAVIARREKALLRQPAAE; encoded by the coding sequence ATGTCCTTTATGATCACCATGTCGCAGAAAGAATTGCATCGCCTCGAACTCATCCAGAAGATCCGTGACGAACGCCTGAGCGTTGTGCAGGCCGCCGAACGGCTCGACCTCAGTCGAAGTCAGGTCCATCGGCTGCTGCAGGCCTATGACCGGGATGGTCCGGCCGGGCTTGTTTCCAAGAAGCGATCGCGACCGAGCAACCGGCGCCATAGCGAGGAGTTTCGCAATGCGGCGCTGAATCTGATCCGTGAACGCTATCTGGATTTCGGTCCGACGCTGGCGCGTGAGAAGCTGATCGAGCTGCACCGGATCTCGGTCGCCAAGGAGACCCTGCGGCAATGGATGACCGAGGCCGGCATCTGGGTCTCGCGTCGGGAACGCAAGAAGCGGGTTTTCCAGCCACGCGGCCGACGTGATTGCTTTGGCGAACTGGTACAGATCGATGGCTCGCATCACTGGTGGTTCGAGAACCGTGGGCCCAAATGCGGCCTGCTCGTCTATATCGACGACGCCACCGGCAAGCTGCTGCATCTACGGTTTGCCGGCTCGGAGAACACCTTCGACTATCTGCACGCGACCAAGGCCTATCTGCAGCAATGGGGCAAACCGCTGGCCTTCTACAGTGACAAGCACGGCGTCTTTCGTTCGACCCATGCGTCGGAGAAGGACCGGACGAGCGGCCTGACACAATTCGGCCGCGCGCTTTATGAGCTGAACATCGACATCATCTGTGCCAATACCCCGCAGGCCAAAGGCCGCGTCGAACGTGCGAACCAGACACTGCAGGATCGGCTGGTCAAGGAAATGCGGCTGCGCGGCATCGACACGATCGAGGAAGCCAACGCCTATGCGCCTGAGTTCATTGCGGATTTCAACGCGCGTTTTGGCAAACAGCCGCGTAATCCGAAGGACATGCACCGGCCGTTGGCCGACCACGAGAACCTCGATGGCGCCATGTGCCGCAAGGAAGTTCGCACGCTGTCGCAGGCTTTGACGCTGCGCTATGACAAGGTGCTGTTCATCCTTGATCCGACAGATCTTTCCAGGTCCCTGGCGGGTAAGAAGGTCGTCGTTTGCGACTATCCGGACGGGCGCCTCGAGATCATGCACGAGAGCTTTGCCCTGCCCTACCGAACCTTTGACACGTTACGCTCCGTGCATCGCGCCGAGGTCGTCGATAACAAGCGGTTGGACGACATGCTGTCTGTTGTCGCCGAGCTGCAGGCTGGGCGGGAGCAGCAGCGCAGCAAGGGCGGACCACGGCGAACTGGGCAGACGGACCATATGTTCGGCATTCGCGATGGCAGCACGGGGAACGGCTACCAGAAACGTGGACGCAAGCCGAGAACGGATTACATGAACGATCCGGCGGTGATCGCACGGCGGGAGAAAGCGTTATTGAGGCAGCCGGCTGCGGAATAA
- the nifN gene encoding nitrogenase iron-molybdenum cofactor biosynthesis protein NifN, with product MVQVFPQTKSAAVNPLKSSQPLGAALAFLGVERAVPLFHGSQGCTSLALVLLVRHFKEAIPLQTTALDAVATILGGAGNLEEAILNLKRRAKPKLIGICTTALVETRGEDFAGDLANIKRDRADELAGTEVVLANTPDFEGAIEEGWAKAVFSMVERITTPGEQSRHQKKIAILPGWHLTVADIELLRETVESFGLKPVILPDISGSLDGTVPDDRWVPTTYGGTPVDEIQELGTAAQCIAIGEHMRRPAELLRTRTGVPYALFQSLTGLKRADRFVSFLSEISGAPVPANIRRRRAQLQDALLDGHFHFGGKKIAIAVEPDQLYQFATFFTGMGAEIAAAVTTTGTSKILAEMPAESLQVGDLGDLEELAVGADLLVTHSHGRQAAERLGIPLMRVGFPIFDRLGGQHKLTSLYQGTRDLIFDVSNIFQANQRAPCPGSLDPSRKGELPR from the coding sequence ATGGTTCAAGTCTTTCCCCAGACCAAATCAGCTGCGGTCAATCCGCTGAAATCGTCGCAGCCGCTCGGCGCCGCGCTCGCCTTTCTTGGCGTCGAGCGTGCCGTGCCGCTGTTCCACGGCAGCCAGGGCTGCACCAGCTTGGCGCTGGTACTTTTAGTCCGGCACTTCAAGGAAGCCATTCCCTTGCAGACAACGGCATTGGACGCAGTGGCGACGATCCTTGGCGGCGCAGGCAATCTGGAAGAGGCGATCCTCAATCTCAAGAGGCGCGCAAAACCCAAGCTGATCGGAATTTGCACGACAGCCCTGGTGGAAACCCGCGGCGAAGATTTCGCAGGCGATCTCGCCAACATCAAGCGGGATCGTGCCGATGAGCTCGCGGGTACGGAGGTTGTGCTGGCGAATACCCCGGATTTCGAGGGAGCGATCGAAGAGGGATGGGCGAAGGCCGTCTTCTCTATGGTCGAGCGCATCACCACTCCAGGCGAGCAGAGCCGCCACCAAAAGAAGATTGCGATCCTACCAGGATGGCATCTGACAGTCGCTGACATCGAGCTTCTGCGCGAAACGGTCGAAAGCTTCGGTCTGAAGCCGGTGATCCTGCCGGACATTTCCGGCTCTCTCGACGGCACGGTGCCCGACGATCGTTGGGTTCCGACCACCTATGGCGGTACTCCCGTCGACGAGATACAAGAGCTTGGCACGGCGGCGCAATGTATCGCGATCGGCGAGCATATGCGCCGCCCCGCAGAGCTACTGCGGACCCGGACGGGAGTCCCTTACGCATTGTTCCAGTCGCTGACAGGATTGAAACGAGCCGACCGGTTCGTCTCGTTTCTTTCTGAGATTTCTGGTGCACCGGTGCCAGCAAACATCCGCCGTCGCCGAGCACAGCTGCAGGACGCCCTGCTCGACGGACATTTCCATTTCGGAGGCAAGAAGATCGCAATTGCTGTGGAGCCGGACCAGCTCTACCAATTCGCTACCTTCTTCACTGGCATGGGCGCCGAAATCGCGGCAGCGGTCACCACGACCGGCACCTCAAAAATACTCGCGGAAATGCCGGCCGAATCGCTCCAGGTCGGTGATCTTGGCGATCTCGAAGAACTTGCCGTCGGCGCTGATCTTCTCGTCACGCATTCGCATGGACGACAAGCGGCGGAGCGCCTTGGGATTCCGCTCATGCGGGTGGGCTTCCCGATATTCGACCGACTCGGCGGCCAGCATAAGCTCACAAGTCTCTATCAGGGAACGCGCGACCTGATCTTCGATGTTTCCAACATCTTCCAGGCCAATCAGCGCGCGCCGTGTCCGGGATCGCTTGATCCCTCCCGCAAAGGAGAACTGCCTAGATGA
- a CDS encoding IS66 family transposase zinc-finger binding domain-containing protein — MPCSCPICGGSDFIRGGETAAKCWTYVPASFRVVHHVQPRLPAEQNWPLFR, encoded by the coding sequence GTGCCCTGCTCATGCCCTATCTGTGGTGGCTCCGACTTCATTCGCGGCGGCGAGACCGCAGCGAAGTGCTGGACTTATGTTCCTGCGTCCTTCCGTGTCGTGCATCATGTCCAGCCCCGCTTACCTGCAGAGCAAAATTGGCCCTTGTTTAGATAG
- the nifX gene encoding nitrogen fixation protein NifX, whose protein sequence is MIAARRLSLVPDGVHSSAPKRKAGALRVAIATQDMKSLDAHFGSAKRFVVYDVSPDDWKLVEVLDFEDVSDQSGKHRNEDVDRINPKVKALEGCHLLFCLAIGGPSAARVVSAKIHPIKVSDPQPIEDVLSRTRAMLRTTPPPWLRKVLTEAGAIEKKPFDEED, encoded by the coding sequence ATGATCGCCGCTCGTCGCCTTTCCCTCGTCCCTGACGGGGTTCACTCGTCAGCTCCAAAACGGAAGGCTGGCGCGTTGCGCGTCGCAATCGCCACTCAAGATATGAAATCTCTCGACGCCCATTTCGGATCGGCAAAACGTTTCGTCGTCTATGATGTGAGTCCCGACGACTGGAAACTGGTGGAAGTCCTGGACTTCGAAGACGTTTCCGACCAGAGCGGAAAGCATCGGAACGAGGACGTCGATCGTATTAACCCGAAGGTGAAGGCGTTGGAAGGTTGTCACCTATTGTTCTGTCTGGCGATCGGTGGGCCATCGGCAGCCCGAGTTGTTTCGGCCAAAATCCACCCAATTAAAGTATCCGATCCTCAACCGATCGAAGATGTTTTGTCGCGAACTCGGGCGATGCTCAGGACTACTCCGCCACCCTGGTTACGCAAGGTGCTAACCGAAGCAGGCGCCATTGAAAAGAAGCCTTTCGATGAGGAGGACTAA
- a CDS encoding carbonic anhydrase has protein sequence MCFECNSSPLSRRSLLKFAGIGGVAVMTAGFDMTMPAFASNAPALLPDEALAKLQEGNKKFIADTEACAANISKRRQEVAKSQAPWAIVLTCSDSRVVPELVFGGVTLGELFVARNAGNVVDTDVLGTIEYGTEHLHAPLIVVMGHKRCGAVSAACEVVSKGTKLDGSIGKMTQPILPVALAETDRGDNFVDKTVHANAFNGAERILTESAIVSCLVEEGKVKIVPAYYDLDTGVVDFLHKV, from the coding sequence ATGTGCTTTGAATGCAATTCCTCCCCACTCAGCCGTCGCTCCCTGCTGAAATTTGCCGGCATCGGAGGCGTGGCCGTCATGACTGCAGGCTTTGACATGACCATGCCGGCATTCGCCTCGAACGCTCCCGCCCTCCTGCCGGATGAAGCACTGGCAAAACTCCAGGAAGGCAACAAGAAATTCATCGCCGACACGGAAGCCTGCGCCGCCAATATTTCCAAGCGCCGGCAGGAGGTCGCCAAGAGCCAGGCACCTTGGGCGATCGTGCTGACCTGTTCCGACAGCCGTGTCGTGCCGGAACTTGTATTCGGCGGCGTGACGCTCGGCGAACTCTTCGTCGCCCGCAATGCCGGAAACGTGGTCGACACCGATGTGCTCGGCACGATCGAATATGGCACCGAACATCTGCATGCGCCGCTGATCGTCGTCATGGGCCACAAGCGTTGCGGGGCGGTCTCCGCCGCCTGCGAGGTCGTGTCCAAGGGTACCAAGCTCGATGGCTCAATCGGCAAGATGACCCAGCCGATCCTGCCCGTGGCTTTGGCGGAGACCGATCGCGGCGACAATTTTGTCGACAAGACCGTCCATGCCAATGCCTTCAACGGCGCCGAGCGCATCCTCACCGAAAGTGCGATTGTTTCTTGCCTGGTCGAGGAAGGCAAGGTGAAGATCGTGCCCGCCTATTATGATCTCGATACCGGCGTGGTCGATTTTCTGCACAAGGTCTGA
- the nifE gene encoding nitrogenase iron-molybdenum cofactor biosynthesis protein NifE, giving the protein MPLLNAKVQDVFDEPACEKNRSKDSKARKNGCSKPLIPGAAAGGCAFDGAKIVLQPITDVAHLIHGPLGCEGNSWDNRGSASSGPTLWRTSFTTDLTETEVVMGHGERKLFKAIREIKEAYAPPAVFVYSTCVTALIGDDIEAVCKRAAEKFGLPVVPVNAPGFAGSKNLGNKLAGEALLDHVIGSVEPNDVTAYDINIIGEFNLSGEFWLVKPLLDRLGIRVRACIPGDARYLDIASAHRAKASMLVCSTALINLARKMEELWDIPFFEGSFYGITDTSEALRQIAKLLVMQGADPEILERTEALIAEEEAIAWMKLAAYRPRLEGKRVLLNTGGVKSWSVVHALMEVGIEIVGTSVKKSTPKDKERIKQLLKDENHLFESMAPRELYNMLADGKADIMLSGGRTQFIALKAKTPWLDINQERHHPYAGYDGMVELVRQIDLAIYNPIWMEVREPAPWECQHAVEEELTNTKSENETGYAMQNFVGAVAGSFGKR; this is encoded by the coding sequence ATGCCCTTGCTCAATGCTAAAGTCCAGGATGTCTTTGACGAGCCTGCCTGCGAGAAGAACCGCAGCAAGGATTCCAAGGCGCGCAAAAATGGCTGTTCGAAGCCGCTGATCCCCGGGGCGGCAGCCGGCGGATGCGCTTTCGATGGCGCCAAGATCGTGCTGCAGCCGATCACCGACGTCGCGCACCTGATCCATGGGCCTCTCGGCTGTGAGGGCAATTCCTGGGACAACCGCGGATCGGCTTCTTCAGGTCCAACGCTCTGGCGCACAAGTTTCACGACCGACCTCACTGAAACCGAAGTGGTGATGGGGCACGGCGAGCGGAAACTTTTTAAAGCAATCCGCGAGATCAAGGAGGCCTATGCTCCACCGGCGGTTTTCGTCTATTCGACCTGTGTGACAGCATTGATCGGCGACGACATCGAGGCCGTCTGCAAGCGGGCCGCGGAAAAATTCGGCCTTCCGGTGGTGCCGGTCAACGCACCGGGCTTTGCCGGCTCCAAGAACCTTGGCAATAAGCTCGCCGGTGAAGCGTTGCTCGATCATGTGATCGGCAGCGTAGAGCCGAACGACGTGACCGCCTACGACATCAATATCATTGGTGAGTTCAACCTATCCGGCGAGTTTTGGCTGGTGAAGCCGCTTCTTGACCGGCTGGGGATCAGAGTAAGGGCCTGCATTCCAGGAGACGCCCGATATCTTGACATTGCTTCTGCGCATCGCGCCAAGGCGTCCATGTTGGTGTGCTCGACAGCACTCATCAACCTCGCCCGCAAAATGGAGGAGCTCTGGGATATCCCGTTCTTCGAAGGCTCCTTTTACGGAATTACCGACACCTCGGAAGCACTCAGACAGATCGCCAAGCTGCTCGTGATGCAGGGGGCGGATCCCGAAATCCTCGAGCGCACCGAGGCATTGATCGCGGAGGAGGAGGCGATTGCCTGGATGAAACTCGCAGCATATCGACCAAGGCTTGAAGGCAAGCGCGTGTTGCTCAACACCGGCGGCGTCAAGTCCTGGTCGGTTGTCCATGCGCTGATGGAGGTGGGCATCGAGATCGTGGGCACCTCGGTCAAGAAATCCACGCCTAAAGACAAGGAACGTATCAAGCAACTCCTGAAAGACGAAAACCACCTGTTCGAGTCGATGGCGCCGCGCGAGCTTTATAACATGCTCGCCGACGGTAAAGCCGACATCATGTTGTCTGGCGGGCGCACGCAATTCATCGCGCTGAAGGCCAAGACACCTTGGCTCGATATCAACCAGGAACGCCACCACCCCTATGCCGGCTATGACGGCATGGTGGAGCTCGTTCGCCAGATCGATCTTGCTATTTACAATCCGATCTGGATGGAGGTGCGGGAGCCGGCACCGTGGGAATGCCAGCATGCGGTGGAAGAAGAACTGACGAATACCAAGAGCGAGAACGAGACTGGGTACGCCATGCAAAACTTTGTCGGCGCGGTCGCCGGCAGCTTCGGCAAGCGTTGA
- a CDS encoding cation transporter produces the protein MNFMRTEQGLLCVSIAVTILLACIGILFGIISGSFAIIFDGVYALTDAAMTIVALLVTKLIASSEARSSKGKITEHFTMGFWHLEPIVLALNGILITGSAVYALVNSIGSILHGGRPLNFSQAIVYAVVTLGVTATMAVIGDRANRKIKSDFVALDTKAWLMSAGLTIGLLVAFAIGYFIQGSSYEWISPFIDPVALALICIVIIPIPAGTVRRALADILLVTPLDLKQQVDAVAKTIIERHGFISHRAYVARVGRGRQIELHFVVSEDFPARKLQEWDKIRDEIGLAIGNEGPSRRLTIAFTTDPEWAD, from the coding sequence ATGAATTTCATGAGAACGGAGCAGGGGCTTCTCTGCGTTTCAATAGCCGTTACCATCCTCCTTGCCTGCATCGGCATTTTGTTCGGGATTATTTCAGGATCGTTCGCAATCATATTCGATGGTGTCTACGCATTGACGGACGCTGCCATGACTATCGTAGCTCTGCTTGTTACAAAGCTTATCGCGTCATCCGAAGCGCGCTCCAGCAAAGGAAAAATTACCGAGCATTTCACGATGGGGTTCTGGCATCTTGAGCCCATAGTCTTGGCTCTCAACGGCATTCTCATAACCGGGTCGGCTGTTTACGCACTTGTCAACTCAATCGGCAGCATTTTGCATGGGGGACGTCCGCTCAACTTTAGTCAAGCGATCGTCTACGCCGTCGTAACACTCGGTGTGACAGCCACCATGGCGGTTATTGGTGATCGAGCTAATCGTAAGATCAAATCTGATTTCGTTGCCCTGGATACGAAAGCTTGGCTGATGTCCGCCGGGCTAACGATCGGGTTACTCGTCGCGTTTGCCATCGGATATTTCATTCAGGGGTCTTCTTACGAATGGATCTCGCCGTTTATTGACCCGGTCGCGCTGGCATTAATCTGCATTGTGATCATTCCCATTCCGGCGGGCACGGTTCGGCGAGCGCTCGCCGACATACTGCTTGTTACGCCATTAGATCTCAAACAACAAGTTGACGCGGTCGCCAAAACAATCATCGAACGACATGGATTCATATCCCACCGGGCTTATGTGGCCCGGGTCGGCCGAGGTCGGCAAATCGAGCTACATTTCGTTGTCTCAGAGGACTTCCCGGCGAGGAAATTGCAGGAATGGGATAAGATCCGTGACGAAATCGGGCTCGCGATTGGTAACGAGGGTCCGAGTCGTCGGCTCACCATCGCCTTTACAACCGATCCTGAGTGGGCAGATTAG
- a CDS encoding NifX-associated nitrogen fixation protein produces the protein MGTLTGSTDGPAVNEDGDLATPFLRCLIRLIRAQDAHGAWEGKSDTDLLADFILTKEQRRKIPIIGDPDPDVLWRLQNFYSCVGLVIEECTGLLASPIMTIGHEGFGRLLLTTGRLVVLSKTLRDVHRFGFETLGKLAETGTKMVDDAIEVIETYPDVARAS, from the coding sequence ATGGGTACATTGACAGGAAGTACGGATGGCCCTGCTGTCAACGAGGATGGGGATCTCGCCACCCCTTTTCTCAGATGCCTGATAAGGCTCATTCGCGCTCAGGATGCCCATGGGGCGTGGGAAGGCAAATCGGACACTGACCTGCTGGCCGACTTCATCCTCACCAAGGAGCAGCGCCGTAAGATCCCGATCATAGGCGATCCGGATCCTGATGTGCTGTGGAGGCTACAGAATTTTTACAGTTGCGTGGGGCTTGTGATCGAAGAGTGCACAGGCCTGTTGGCATCGCCGATCATGACGATCGGCCATGAGGGCTTCGGCCGCTTGCTTTTGACGACCGGACGGTTGGTCGTTCTGTCGAAGACCCTGCGCGATGTCCACCGGTTCGGCTTTGAGACGCTAGGCAAGCTCGCCGAGACCGGCACGAAAATGGTCGATGACGCGATTGAAGTTATCGAAACCTATCCCGACGTGGCGCGGGCATCATGA